One window from the genome of Periophthalmus magnuspinnatus isolate fPerMag1 chromosome 18, fPerMag1.2.pri, whole genome shotgun sequence encodes:
- the gal3st3 gene encoding galactose-3-O-sulfotransferase 3 codes for MWQKKIFLFFVIISTVSLLLHQGGHWNWNIKSFHFGCRAVPRGPRSKITSVVFLKTHKTASSTMQNLLFRFAERHNLTVALPVPACGHQFCYPRTFTSHFVHPHTLPPNIITNHMRFNKAELQRLMPTNTTYITIMREPSSMFESLFVYYSQYCQSFKRVANVSLEAFLDNPWRYYRAEEKDSMYARNTLTFDLGGDKDRPATDEAYAKSFTAQVEQRFSLVMISEYFDESLILLRHLLNWDLEDIVYFKLNMRTESSKQSLNPQLSAKIRAWNSVDAHLFDHFNASLWRQLSALGLDCVAREVQLLRQAQEKLMRTCFAGQTPLRSAAQIKNKDLRPWQPNGKVDIVGYELPSNISVGAWTPPDVCLKLIMPEIQYTKVLLRSQSIRYRRSYQYRAHLPQKAVRTVVVRHPQIHRIEPKPAVVPAPVTKTTSSPKTSGTQSQSAMQEPH; via the exons ATGTGGCAGAAAAAgatctttcttttctttgtgaTCATCAGTACTGTCAGTCTGCTGCTGCACCAGGGAGGGCACTGGAACTG GAACATAAAATCATTCCACTTCGGCTGCCGTGCTGTCCCTCGAGGCCCACGATCCAAAATCACCAGTGTAGTTTTCTTGAAGACCCATAAAACTGCCAGCTCCACCATGCAAAACCTGCTTTTCCGATTTGCCGAACGCCACAACCTCACTGTAGCCTTACCCGTCCCAGCTTGCGGTCACCAATTCTGCTACCCTCGCACCTTTACCTCTCATTTTGTCCACCCACACACCCTCCCCCCGAATATAATCACCAACCATATGCGATTCAACAAAGCGGAACTACAGCGATTGATGCCTACCAACACAACCTATATCACCATTATGAGAGAGCCCAGTTCCATGTTTGAATCTTTGTTCGTCTACTATAGCCAATATTGTCAAAGCTTCAAAAGAGTGGCCAATGTATCTCTAGAAGCTTTCCTTGATAATCCTTGGCGTTACTACCGTGCTGAAGAAAAGGATTCGATGTACGCAAGAAATACATTGACATTTGATTTGGGCGGGGACAAGGACCGCCCTGCGACAGATGAGGCGTACGCAAAAAGCTTTACCGCACAAGTTGAGCAAAGGTTTTCGCTAGTTATGATTTCCGAATACTTTGACGAATCGCTCATCTTGCTACGTCACCTCCTTAACTGGGACTTGGAggatattgtatattttaagcTTAATATGAGGACGGAAAGCTCGAAGCAGAGTTTGAACCCACAGCTTTCGGCTAAAATTCGTGCATGGAATTCAGTAGATGCCCATCTTTTCGACCACTTCAATGCTTCACTATGGCGCCAGCTGTCTGCTCTAGGCTTGGACTGCGTTGCAAGAGAGGTACAACTTTTACGGCAAGCTCAAGAAAAACTCATGAGGACCTGTTTTGCCGGACAGACCCCCCTACGCTCCGCAGCGCAAATCAAAAACAAAGATTTGCGACCATGGCAACCAAATGGTAAAGTCGACATAGTTGGTTACGAACTGCCTTCCAATATTAGCGTTGGGGCTTGGACTCCACCCGATGTTTGTCTAAAACTGATCATGCCTGAAATTCAATACACAAAAGTCCTTTTACGTTCCCAGTCAATACGCTATCGGCGATCTTATCAGTATCGTGCGCATCTACCGCAAAAGGCAGTCCGCACAGTAGTGGTAAGACATCCCCAAATTCATCGTATAGAGCCAAAACCTGCCGTTGTACCAGCGCCAGTAACCAAGACAACCTCAAGTCCCAAAACATCGGGAACCCAAAGCCAGTCTGCAATGCAAGAGCCACATTGA